The stretch of DNA TGGCCAGCATAGCCATAGATCCAAAGGCTGAGGATGGATTTTTCGTTGTTATTACACCCAAGGCAGCAGACGTTTTGATAGCAGAGCATTATGGAAAGGAACAACAAATAGGAAATCCTGATGAAAAGGAAGTAACAGATAGTTCTGCAGGTTCAAAACAGGAGAGTGAAACAATAACAGAAACTGACCCTGCTGTAATTTCAGGAGATAGTCCCGCACCAAATAATAGTAAAAGTACTAATGGTGAAGCTCCCCAGGGCAGCGGCAATAGTACTGAAGGCAGGGAATCGTCCCATGTCATAGCAGCTAATACTGAAAAAGACGACCCCTTTGTGACAAAAGAGCCCATTGTTATAGCAGCTAATCCAACCTCTACGGTCACATTGACTCCCTTATCAGAAAATGTCCTTGGCGCAGCATGGAGTTCTAGTGGCAACTCATTGTTGTATCTAACAGGGGACGGCAGCGGCGTTCAGGTTTATGAGAGCCAGGTGAATGGTGAAGGGAAAAAAACCATGGGCAGTTATAGTGCTGCCGGCAGATGGTCACCTAACAGAGAATACATCTCCTATACACAGACTGTAAATGGTAAAAGTACCATTTGGGTTGAAGGCAGAGGGGATAAGCAAAATCTTACTCCAGAAGAAACAGGTGCAAGGGGTGAAGGCTCCAAATGGGCATATAGCCCAGTTTGGTCAAGCAGAAATGAAATTGCATTTTTAACAGATAGATTTGGTGGAACTGATATAATGGTAGTTGACATGGATGGAAACTCTCGCAGAGTTACCTTCTCAGGAGACAAGAAGGATGGTCTAACCTGGTCTCCCGATGGTACCCAGATTGCTTACTTTAAATCCTGGGAAGACAAGGGCTCAAGGGTAGGAGAAATAGTTGTAGTACCTGTTAATGGGGAGACTTCAAAAAGCGTTACTCCTACAGTAAAAGCAACTAATATGGCAGCAACATGGTCACCAGACGGCAGGCTTCTTGCTGTGAATATAACAGGTGAGGAACAGGGAATATGGGTAACTAGTACAGATGGAAGCGGTTGGGACCGACGCCTGACAACTAAAGGCGGAGGAAAAACCATTAAATGGTCATCTGATGGGCAGAAAATAGCCTTTAATGACTCACTAGGTGTGTTCCACATATTAATCTGGAGATCTGCCCAGGCAAATGTTGATATGATCCAGATTACACCCATGGGCGGACAGATGGCTAACGCCTCTATTGAATGGTCCAGGGACTCAAATGAGGTACTTCTGGAGCAGCCCATTCCAGGCAGTAATCAAAAGTCAGTGTGGATTGCTACCCTACCTAAATCCATAAACGCATACTAAGACAAAAAAGACAGGGGAATCTTCCTCTGTCTTATTTTTTTTGATATTTTTCGACTTCACTCTATGTAAATTTTGCCTGAAGGGGTAAAATAGAGAGGAAAATATGATAAAATAGGTAAGGAAAAATAATTAGTTAATAGGTGACCAGGACACCTATTAATATTTTTAGTTTACTTTTACTCTTATTGATTTATATAGAAGGAAGGTGTTCTTTTGAATTTAATTGAACAATTTGTTGAAAAAATCTCCCAATCATTAACAGGGGCCCTGGAAAAGGCCAAGAGTGAAGGGAAAATTAATTATGAGACTATTCCAGGTTTCGTAGTTGAGGTTCCTAGAGAAAAAAACCACGGTGACTTTGCAACAAATATAGCAATGCTAATGGCAAAGGAAGCTAGAAAGGCACCCAGGCAAATAGCAGAAATAATTGTTGAAGGCCTGGAATTAAAAGATAGTGACGTGGAAAGGGTAGAAATAGCAGGGGCGGGCTTTATAAATTTCCATTTAAGCGTCGGCTGGCTCCATCAGATTCTTCCTGTTGTAGCAGAAATGAATGCCAGGTATGGTACAAGCAGCCATGGCAGGGGAAGGAAGGTCCAGGTTGAATTTGTTAGTGCCAACCCCACTGGCTTGCTGCACATGGGAAATGCAAGGGGTGCGGCCCTTGGCGATTCCACTGCCAACCTGTTAAAGGCTGCAGGATATGAAGTCAGCAAGGAATACTACATAAATGACACCGGTAACCAGATCGAGAATTTAGGCAAGTCTCTTGAGTCAATTTATCTACAAAAGCATGGCATCAATGCTCCCTTCCCAGAGGAAGGGTATCATGGTGAAGACCTTAAGGACACAGTGGACAAGTTCATAGCAAAGTATGGCAAAAAATATGTAGACACCGCTGAGGACTTACGAAGGGAAAGACTGATAGAGTTTGCTTTAGATGAAAAGCTGAGTCACATACGAGAGGTTTTGGAAAGCTTTGGTGTTAAGTACGATGTCTGGTTTAGTGAGCAGTCACTTCATGATTCAGGTGAATTGGAAAAAACCATTTCAGAGCTCAAGGATAAGGGATATGTGTATGAAAAGGATGGGGCCCTTTGGTTTGAGAGTACCCGATTTGGAGATGAAAAGGACGAGGTTTTAGTTCGGTCAAATGGCATCCCAACCTACTTTGCTGCAGACATTGCATACCACAAAAACAAGTTTGAAAGGGGATTTGATTGGGTTATTAATGTTTGGGGTGCTGATCACCACGGGCATATAAATAGAATGAAGGGATCAATAGAAGCCTTAGGCTACAATCCAGACCAGCTCCATATAATTATAATGCAGCTTGTAAGGCTCTTCAGGGGTGGAGAAATTGTCAGGATGTCCAAGAGGTCGGGCCAATACATTACCCTTCAGGAGCTTGTTGAAGAGGTTGGAGCAGATGCGGCCAGATACTTTTTTGTAATGAGAAGCGCTGACAGCCACCTTGACTTTGACCTTGACCTTGCCAAGTCCCAATCCCAGGAAAACCCTGTATACTATGTTCAATATGCCCATGCGCGTATCTGCAGTATTTTAAGGCAGGCCCAGGAGGGCAAGATCCAGTTGAAGCCTGCCAATAAAATAGATTACAGTCTATTAACTGAGGAAGCGGAGCTTGATTTAATACGTAAAATCGTGGAGCTTCCAGAAAATATAGTAGGGGCAGCCAAAGCATTAGAACCCCATAGATTAACAAAGTATGCCCATGAGCTGGCAGGCAGCTTTCACAGCTTC from Desulfitibacter alkalitolerans DSM 16504 encodes:
- the argS gene encoding arginine--tRNA ligase; the encoded protein is MNLIEQFVEKISQSLTGALEKAKSEGKINYETIPGFVVEVPREKNHGDFATNIAMLMAKEARKAPRQIAEIIVEGLELKDSDVERVEIAGAGFINFHLSVGWLHQILPVVAEMNARYGTSSHGRGRKVQVEFVSANPTGLLHMGNARGAALGDSTANLLKAAGYEVSKEYYINDTGNQIENLGKSLESIYLQKHGINAPFPEEGYHGEDLKDTVDKFIAKYGKKYVDTAEDLRRERLIEFALDEKLSHIREVLESFGVKYDVWFSEQSLHDSGELEKTISELKDKGYVYEKDGALWFESTRFGDEKDEVLVRSNGIPTYFAADIAYHKNKFERGFDWVINVWGADHHGHINRMKGSIEALGYNPDQLHIIIMQLVRLFRGGEIVRMSKRSGQYITLQELVEEVGADAARYFFVMRSADSHLDFDLDLAKSQSQENPVYYVQYAHARICSILRQAQEGKIQLKPANKIDYSLLTEEAELDLIRKIVELPENIVGAAKALEPHRLTKYAHELAGSFHSFYTQCRVLNDDKELEQARLALVNAVRITLRNVLHLIGIKAPERM
- a CDS encoding zf-HC2 domain-containing protein — its product is MKCQENRQMIYTYLDGELSTYEERNLYSHMAACDACQLDMERARNLHSLLEKTVKHVKPPRGFAERVMANLPSKSDAGQAQAFAELDFFKEESAANEFVKEDVENIKESKKTFRFGSRWIGIAAGLAFAFLAITGISQVASIAIDPKAEDGFFVVITPKAADVLIAEHYGKEQQIGNPDEKEVTDSSAGSKQESETITETDPAVISGDSPAPNNSKSTNGEAPQGSGNSTEGRESSHVIAANTEKDDPFVTKEPIVIAANPTSTVTLTPLSENVLGAAWSSSGNSLLYLTGDGSGVQVYESQVNGEGKKTMGSYSAAGRWSPNREYISYTQTVNGKSTIWVEGRGDKQNLTPEETGARGEGSKWAYSPVWSSRNEIAFLTDRFGGTDIMVVDMDGNSRRVTFSGDKKDGLTWSPDGTQIAYFKSWEDKGSRVGEIVVVPVNGETSKSVTPTVKATNMAATWSPDGRLLAVNITGEEQGIWVTSTDGSGWDRRLTTKGGGKTIKWSSDGQKIAFNDSLGVFHILIWRSAQANVDMIQITPMGGQMANASIEWSRDSNEVLLEQPIPGSNQKSVWIATLPKSINAY